The sequence CAGCAGCAGCCGCGTCTGGCCCGGCACCCGCAGCGCGATGTCCTCCACCGCGACCCCGGGCAACCGCAGATAGGGGTGCACGGAGAAGCCGAACGGCGCCGGCTCGGCACCGACGTTCGTCACCTCGTGCTCCCCCCGCAGCCCGTCGGCCCCCACGCTCCACCGGGTGAGCAGCCGCAACGGCCACGGGTAGCCGGGCTGCGGCGGCAGGTCGTAGCCGACGCTCACCGCGTCCGGCCGCTGCTCGATCAGCTGCCACGACGCCCAGTTCACCAGGCCGTGGATGGCGTTGTGCCGCTCCGGCTCGGTCAGGTGGAGCTGCATCGACTGCCCGTCGAAGGTGTACACGCCGTCACGGATCCGGTTCGGCCAGGGCGCGAGCACCTGGCCGGCCGAACCGGGACACAGTTCGTCGGTGGCGTACCCGTCGAGGTGCTCGACACCGTCCTGCCGGTAGGCGCGGAGCCCACCGCCCACCTCGACGATGACCGCCTCGTGACCGGCGGCGGAAATGCTCCACTGTGCCCCCGACAGGGGACGCGGATCGCGGCTGTCCATGTCGCCAGACCCTAGCCGTCACGACCGCCGGCCGCTCACCATGGGCCGGCTCATCAGGCGCGCCGCGCACCCGACCCGGCCGACGG is a genomic window of Micromonospora tarapacensis containing:
- a CDS encoding aldose 1-epimerase family protein; the protein is MDSRDPRPLSGAQWSISAAGHEAVIVEVGGGLRAYRQDGVEHLDGYATDELCPGSAGQVLAPWPNRIRDGVYTFDGQSMQLHLTEPERHNAIHGLVNWASWQLIEQRPDAVSVGYDLPPQPGYPWPLRLLTRWSVGADGLRGEHEVTNVGAEPAPFGFSVHPYLRLPGVAVEDIALRVPGQTRLLLDGRLLPVGASRVAGTDYDYTEPRRIGEAVLDLAFGQVTRDAGGGSEVTLAGPDASAGLRIWADEQFGWWQVFTGDTLTGERFRRSVAVEPMTCPPDAFRSGRDLITLAPGDTWRGGWGIRPGI